The Capra hircus breed San Clemente chromosome 22, ASM170441v1, whole genome shotgun sequence DNA segment AGTCAGTGTTGGCCACATGCTCAGAGCTAAGCTGATGGCCTTACTTTTTTACCAGTTTTCCTCAGGTTCTAGAACCTTGCCCTGTATTTGTTGTCTTGTCTCCTCCATCTCCACAGTCTGTAACAGAGGCTCCATTTCCTCTGGTCTTTCATGACCTTGATGCTCTTGAGAGGTAATGATCATTGTCAAAGACCCTCCCCCCGCCTATTTGGGGTTTGTGTGCTGTTTTCTCAGGATTGACCTAAACTTTTGCATTTTAGCCAGACTTACACAGAAGTCCTGAATCTGTGCCAGGGTCCCCTGTCTCAGGGTTTGTGATGTGTCTTACTGCCCTGTGGTTGACCTTAATGGCTCGGTTAAAGTCAGACCTTTCACCCCTGTGTGCTCCTTCTATCTAAGCAATGAGGAGCAGCCCCTCTGGGCTCCCCAGCCCACAGCTCTCCCTGGTCATTGCCACCAGAGGCCATTGATGCCTCCATATTTTAAATCAGAGTTAAATGTGGTTAAGATTCTGGAGACTTTGCCAGCTTTTAACGAAGAAGGCTGGGTTGTGCTGGGCACAAGGGGACAGATAGTAAAATACCCCTTTTAAGTATAACTGTTATTTCAGGGGTTTGGTTGAAAAAGCACATTTCATGGCCTTGAATCTACCCCCACTCTCCCCTTTCCCTGTTGAGATTTGCTGCAGTGTCTTGTAAAGTAGCATCTTATACCCTTCATTAGTGTATAAGTTGCTgctgatcttttttaaaataaacagattGAATATAATCCTGTGTGTCTGTTGGGCATTTTCAGGATTCCTGATTGCCCCAAGACAAAGCAAAAGCAGCGCCTATTATTAGAGACTGAAGTCAGCCCTGTGAGCTGGGTTTACTGTAACAAGGAGAGTTGTGTGCCAAAATGTTGTCTTCTACGATAGAAGAAAgtgtttctgtctttttaaaaatctcctttcCACAGGAGAACAAGACAAAGTAAGATTGCTGTTTGGGCAAGAATTTTCTGGGTCTATGGGGGGAATCTGGCAAGGTTGCATGATCTTCTCTACAGGAGATAATAAAGAATAAGGCAAATATTTAGTGCCTGAGTCACTTTGGAAGTTTGATGCTTcctggaaaaaagtgaaaagtgaaagtgttagtcgctcagtcatgtccaactctgtacagtccctgggctgtagcctgccagactcttctgtccatggggttctccaggcagaaatcctgcagtgggtatactggatcttcccaacccagggactgtcaggaagtctcctgcatttcaggcagattctttaccctttgagccaccgtggaagcccTCCTGGAAAAAGTCATTTGGTAACAGATGCTGAGCCTCACATACACAGCCTTCCTTCTCCTCATATTCTGAAGTGAGTTGTTTTAAAATGaagccaacaaaaaaaaaatcctgttttatTATAAACTGTTTCAAGGCATGTAAAGTACTGTAGATAATCATATAATGGATGCCCACATAGTCATCATCTAGCTTAAGAACTCCATTATTCAACAAGGCTTCTGAGTCCTGGCCATTGCTCTTTTTGTTAGCCCTCAGAGCACACTCTTCTGGGGGAGATGGTGTCAGTCCCTGCTCTAGTTCAAGAGCCCAGCAGGGAATGGGTTGGGGGACTTTTTCTCCAGGTGCCCCTTCCTGTATCCCATTCTGGTTTGGAATAATGCCCAGCTCACCCAGGATTGTGCAGGGCCAGGTATGTCCCAGTAGTGGTCATTTCCACCTTACTTGGTTCATTTTCCAGACAGATAAACAATCTAGAATGTCCCTGTGGTCTGTCTGACTTGAGGTCTCTCATCTCTGCAGGTTGTTTTCACAACCAAAATTTATCATCCCAACATCAACAGCAACGGCAGCATCTGCCTTGACATCCTACGGTCCCAGTGGTCTCCAGCTCTGACTGTGTCAAAAGGTAAAAAGGTAGATGTGTATACTAGGCTCTGATGCTGTGAGTGCCTGTCTCCTCCCCATCTCTGTCACAGCAGTGTTTCTACCCCTGCACGCCTGAGAGAAAATTCAGGCTCCGGGGAGGCAGCCACGGTCCTAGCCCGTGGTCACAGCCTGGAGGGGGAGGAGTCCGAAGTGGtgctttccccacccccaccgtgTCCACCTGGATCTGTTGCTGCAGGGTGCTCCAGCCAGACTGTTACACGGGtgcaaaagaaaatattgatcCTATTTATACTTTTGATCTAAAAGTAAATAGAAAGGCAAATATTACATTGCCTCCTCCAttctctcatttattcatttatgcaaCACGGATTGTGAACCAGCCCTGAGTGAAGAGGAcacagggcctgtgctctgcgTGAGGGTGAAGAAACCAGTCTAAACTGGGCTTACAGGATGCAGATACTCCTTCCCAACTAAGACAGGCTGAACATGGTTGTACAAACCCTGAGACTTGAACACAGAGGGTGTGAGTTACCTGTCAGTGGAGTGAGTAAGGTGGTAAAAAAAGCAACCTGAGAGAATCAGGGTACCAGAGCCCAACAAACAGAGTGGAGTGTGAGGCAATGCAGGTGGCAGAGCTTTAGGAAGCAGAGGGGGGAACACAAGGCACCAGGATAGCTGACCAGAGCAGGCTCTTTGAGACTGCATGGTAAATCTACAGGGAAAGCTGCCCGCTCCAATGTGGTGATGCAGATGCCGTGGAGGCAGAGCTGACTCCAGTACTCAGGCCTCCAGGAGACAACTCCACACTGGGGGCCTGCTCCTCTCTGAGCTGAATCCTCACCCCACTGCCTAGCATGCCTTTGGGCGTGGGGGTCAGGACACTGTCTAAGAAAGTAGGGAGAGGAAATCAGAATGGCCAGGAGTAGACACTTGaatgtggaaggaaggaagaaattagccCTCTCATGACACATCCTTTGAGCTCAGAACAGCAGGAGAGTTGAAGAgctttaaaaagacaaatcatCCCTCAGTCATAGTGTACCTGGTTTACCATAGTTTAACTGTGGTCAGGACCTGAATAGATTCACTGAGGCAAGGATGATACTTGTTTGGGGTGGTACAGAGGGTTCCAGAGCAAATCTAGGATTGACAGTGCATTTAGCCCAGACCCTAACGATCCCAGCAGCACCACTTCCTCAGCCTCCAACCACTCCCTGGTGGGAGTGTCCTCACGGGTCCAGAGCAGAACTGAGAGTGTAGAGCAGTGCGCGTTTGCTTGGCAGTCACACAGACCTGGTTCTGAATCTTGTTTTCACCCATTTGGTGGGTGTTCCAAGTCTTTAACATTGGACAGGTCACCAGAATCTTCTGAGTTCCGGTTTCTTTAATAGTGAACAGGGCCCCTGGGACCAAACAACAAAGGTACATGGCACGGAGCCAAAGGACTTTTGCGATCTGGAAGGGGAGGCCAGAAGTGCCCTAGAGCAGATGGAACTGGGACACCACAGGGTAAAGTTGCTGTTCAACTGATAGATGGACAAAGTAAATACATTCATATTCTGATACCCCAAGAGTCTTGGGGTATTAGAATAATTTTGATGGGATGTTGAAGAGAAAATAATTGCTCTGTCAACAGAGAGTTCAATTTGAGGGGCTCACTGGACCTGGGGTGACCTGGGAGCCTTGTGACTGCAGTTGacttattgtttcttttctttccagttctCTTATCCATCTGTTCTCTGCTCTGCGACCCCAACCCTGATGACCCTCTGGTGCCAGAAATAGCCCATACCTACAAGGCTGATAGAGAGAAGTATGTGTCCTCTTTGGGTTGCCTTTGGGCCCCAGCTGCTCCAGGCAGCTCCCAGCAATACCCTGAGCTGGTGCTTCCAGGccaacgaggttttcccatgGACATCGTCCTGCCCATTCTGAGCTGGGCTAAGACTCCTGCCTCTCTCACTAACATATCCTTTGACTctgaggagggagaaggagatAAAAGCAGGTTGCCCTCCTGGATAGCTCATCAGCTACCACTActgaatcctaaaagattattGCCAGACCTGCCCTTGAGGCCAGTAATGTCAGTGGTCAGCCAACAATGGACTCAGAAGAATCTGACAGCAAGAAAATTCTGGATTAAAATACAAGGACTTTATCACAAGATAATGGGCTATCTGCTCAGACATGCTGAGGCCAGGGCTGACTGAGGTGGGAAGCACTGCTGTGCTCAGTTTGCCAGCTGAGGCTAAGAAGTGAGCAGTGTGCTCCTGATTTACTGACAGACCCTCACTGCCAACTCTCTGATTTCCAGACTCTTGACTGTAGAATTCTGACTCATGTGGCCAGACACAACCATGTGCACTGTAGCCTGAGCAGATGTCTGTGGCTGCTGAGGCAGGTACATTGTGTGAGAACCTCTGAGAGTTGACAGCACTGTGAGAAAGAGCCAGACATGGCAGGGCCCCAGGCATCAGCAGTGGCGGCCCTGTGAGCAGCTAGGGGCAGGAGCAGGGTACAGAGGGTGGAGTTGCTGGCTTTTAAAAGAACTTTCCAGTAGGTTTTTTAGTTCATTATTTCTCTTCTGTCTAAAGAGATTAGAATGGAATGTGCTTTTTCCAGCATATATTTCTTGAAACCTTTATAGAGCTCATTATTTCCCTCATTTCAGTTCTCCTGTATGACAAAGTGATTGTTAATTGATGAGatcttaatttgtatttatttcagcACTTGTTatgatatattttagatatacCAGAAGTGATTTTCTTCATTGTCTTCTCTGATTACATAGCTCTCTTACAGTGTCGTG contains these protein-coding regions:
- the UBE2D4 gene encoding ubiquitin-conjugating enzyme E2 D4 isoform X3, which encodes MALKRIQKELTDLQRDPPAQCSAGPVGDDLFHWQATIMGPVVFTTKIYHPNINSNGSICLDILRSQWSPALTVSKVLLSICSLLCDPNPDDPLVPEIAHTYKADREKYNRLAREWTQKYAMQNRRYGNF
- the UBE2D4 gene encoding ubiquitin-conjugating enzyme E2 D4 isoform X4, which translates into the protein MGPNDSPYQGGVFFLTIHFPTDYPFKPPKVVFTTKIYHPNINSNGSICLDILRSQWSPALTVSKVLLSICSLLCDPNPDDPLVPEIAHTYKADREKYNRLAREWTQKYAMQNRRYGNF